The Chrysemys picta bellii isolate R12L10 chromosome 5, ASM1138683v2, whole genome shotgun sequence genome includes a window with the following:
- the ALPK1 gene encoding alpha-protein kinase 1, protein MNNQKVVATLLQECKQALDVLSPKMSDASEEDKREYQQCKASLPDDLRTLIEEAKEMKWPFVPEKWQYKQAISPEDKTNLQDMISARLHELLVYLKASIMVKDCATAAAIVFLIDRFLYWVDASSKLLRIAKGLHKLQPATPIAPQVVIRLARISVNSGKLLKAEYILSSLINDNGATGVWLYDKESDRILVQSVCIQIRGQILQKLGMWYEAAELVWASVVGYFKLPQPDKKGIATSLGILADIFVSMSEKDYNSFKNNSQVDLSLLQEFDHRLLSAAEACKLAAAFSQYTPLFVLTAVNIRGTCLLSYSYSRECPPEKRKFYLSEAKESFEIGLLTKKENDPVTSRQELHSFIKAAFCLTTVHRRLYGESKRLCEVRQLCSEAMEKLYTYSTSPFTEDQDKETLAKEIMSLIMSVKKHLEVQSFPNSDARSYVPDSYKGGVEKPILHGEVNFEKILEMHSQHHRSISEVFESTCRSQETRQREAKMGACITALKTETKNVDTMCTTEEKLPYGKYIAKISDSQNARRSRERLSGRRRWISSNVMNVSLEEEMESKPLDKVTNDEDGIFSHLQSRSQSTSSLKSWSKLSKSSSSASWEELDCNASNKLPRDWQPREKGSVDEQCCTASTESTEENVQASSLHSLSFQTHHLTLQEPQSGCSGPSQHSLKKNMLFANRLAGASSASREGLLEGTEPERGASKQNAGDANSIDFRNNAISLMDLKGAHCSGPNRPERETISSSLAELESFEIIESRTKDSNRDFSVIHSPTQRSVVEGNVIDAERYKRITEPLSINNYLWIDPEGDTVDNTEDLPIEPHVPIGKVATTTSISNKSEIASDSFVCNWINKSSAEMAGNGSFEMPEVDTQADTEDEWEFAFSNSRSSVNSSPAMNAPRPQLSHGVGIRVSPSGREKPEADGFNDCATTEEDEAEKYRNILNSSHSSSSSLKSWYKSAQFSSSFSELESPSFPNSSGSSFVFVPGRTKEQILKARFLEDADYEKLLSGVEHNWLVQRLETTGIFKARQLHKAYSALLLKYSKKSGLWTGQETAVYIGDYLSVAKEGKQRNAFWIHFLHQEETLGRYVGKEYKEEKGLLNHFIDVERQMTAQYYVTEFNKRLYEQKIPTQIFYIPSTVLLILEGKSIKGCVSVEPYILGEFVKLSNNTKVVKTEYKATEYGLAFGHFSYEFSHGKDVVVDLQGWVTGNGKGLIYLTDPQIHSLNGKDVSHSTNFGEKGIYYFFNNQHVECNEICHHLSLTRPSVAEPN, encoded by the exons CTTCGCTCCCTGATGATCTAAGGACCCTTATTGAAGAGGCAAAGGAAATGAAGTGGCCCTTCGTGCCAGAGAAGTGGCAATACAAACAAGCCATAAGCCCAGAAGACAAAACAAATCTGCAAGATATGATCAGTGCAAGGCTGCATGAATTACTG GTTTATTTGAAAGCCTCCATCATGGTCAAGGACTGTGCAACAGCAGCTGCTATTGTGTTCCTGATTGACCGATTCCTATATTGGGTGGATGCCTCCAGCAAACTTCTTCGGATTGCCAAAGGCCTGCACAAGTTGCAGCCAGCCACACCAATAGCCCCTCAGGTGGTTATTCGCCTAGCTCGCATCTCTGTAAATTCAG GAAAACTTTTAAAAGCCGAGTATATCCTAAGCAGCCTTATAAATGACAATGGAGCAACAG GCGTGTGGCTGTATGACAAGGAAAGTGATAGGATTCTTGTTCAGTCAGTCTGTATACAGATCAGAGGACAGATTCTGCAAAAGCTTG GAATGTGGTATGAGGCAGCGGAGCTGGTTTGGGCGTCAGTTGTAGGCTATTTCAAACTGCCTCAGCCAGATAAAAAG ggAATTGCTACATCACTGGGTATTTTGGCTGACATCTTTGTTTCCATGAGTGAGAAAGATTATAATAGTTTTAAAAACAACTCTCAAGTTGACCTG AGCCTTCTCCAAGAGTTTGACCATCGCTTACTGTCAGCTGCTGAAGCCTGCAAGCTGGCAGCTGCCTTCAGCCAGTACACCCCGCTTTTTGTGCTCACCGCGGTG AATATCCGTGGCACATGCTTATTGTCCTATAGTTACTCCAGAGAATGTCCTCCAGAGAAGAGAAAGTTCTATTTGTCAGAAGCTAAGGAATCCTTTGAAATTGGTCTTCTCACCAAGAAAGAAAATGACCCTGTCACTAGCAGGCAGGAGCTTCATAGTTTTATTAAAGCAGCTTTCTGCCTTACAACAGTTCATCGGCGACTCTACGGGGAAAGCAAGAGACTCTGTGAGGTGAGACAGCTATGTAGCGAAGCCATGGAGAAACTGTACACTTACAGCACTTCACCTTTTACTGAGGATCAAGACAAAGAAACACTTGCCAAAGAGATCATGTCTTTGATCATGTCTGTCAAGAAGCATTTAGAAGTACAAAGCTTCCCTAATTCAGATGCCAGGTCTTATGTTCCTGATAGCTACAAAGGTGGAGTGGAAAAGCCTATCTTGCATGGTGAAGTGAATTTTGAGAAAATCCTTGAAATGCATTCCCAGCATCATAGGTCAATAAGTGAAGTGTTTGAAAGTACTTGCAGGAGCCAGGAAACCAGGCAGAGAGAAGCCAAAATGGGAGCTTGCATCACTGCCttaaaaactgaaactaaaaatgTAGACACCATGTGTACCACTGAAGAAAAATTACCCTATGGCAAATACATTGCCAAAATCTCTGATTCACAAAACGCAAGAAGAAGCCGTGAGAGACTCAGTGGCCGAAGGAGATGGATTAGTTCTAATGTAATGAACGTCTCCcttgaagaagaaatggagaGCAAGCCATTAGACAAAGTTACCAATGATGAAGATGGGATTTTCAGCCATTTGCAAAGCAGGAGTCAAAGCACTAGTTCTTTGAAGTCTTGGAGCAAGTTGTCAAAATCAAGTTCCTCTGCTAGCTGGGAGGAGCTAGATTGTAACGCTAGCAATAAACTGCCCAGAGATTGGCAACCAAGGGAAAAGGGCTCAGTGGATGAGCAGTGTTGCACTGCCTCAACCGAATCTACTGAGGAAAATGTTCAAGCTAGTAGCCTGCACTCATTGTCCTTCCAAACTCATCATCTTACTCTTCAAGAGCCACAGAGTGGCTGTTCAGGTCCTTCTCAGCAttcattaaagaaaaatatgctCTTTGCTAATAGATTAGCAGGTGCGTCCTCAGCTTCCAGAGAAGGGCTCTTGGAGGGGACAGAACCTGAAAGGGGTGCCTCAAAACAGAACGCAGGGGATGCCAATAGTATAGACTTCAGGAATAATGCTATTTCTTTAATGGACTTAAAGGGTGCCCATTGTTCTGGTCCCAACAGACCTGAGAGGGAGACGATTTCCTCTTCCTTGGCAGAATTAGAATCCTTTGAAATAATTGAGTCCAGAACCAAGGACAGCAATAGAGACTTCAGTGTTATTCACAGCCCTACTCAGCGCAGCGTAGTGGAAGGAAATGTAATAGATGCTGAAAGATATAAAAGAATCACAGAGCCATTATCTATAAATAATTATTTGTGGATTGACCCAGAAGGAGATACTGTAGACAATACAGAGGATCTGCCAATTGAGCCTCATGTACCTATAGGTAAGGTAGCTACTACGACATCTATAAGCAACAAGTCAGAAATAGCAAGTGATTCCTTTGTATGTAACTGGATTAATAAATCTTCTGCTGAAATGGCTGGAAATGGATCTTTTGAAATGCCTGAAGTCGACACCCAGGCAGATACAGAAGATGAATGGGAGTTTGCTTTCAGCAATAGCAGGAGCTCAGTAAACAGCTCTCCTGCCATGAATGCTCCAAGGCCTCAACTTAGCCACGGGGTTGGGATCAGAGTTTCACCATCAGGGAGGGAGAAGCCAGAAGCTGACGGCTTCAATGACTGTGCTACCACAGAGGAAGATGAAGCGGAAAAGTACAGGAACATTCTGAACAGCAGCCACAGCTCAAGCTCCTCTCTGAAATCATGGTACAAATCAGCTCAGTTTTCCAGCAGTTTCTCTGAACTAGAGAGTCCATCTTTTCCGAACTCCAGTGGGAGCTCTTTTGTCTTTGTGCCTGGGAGAACCAAAGAACAAATCCTAAAAGCTCGCTTTCTAGAAGATGCTGACTATGAGAAGCTCTTGTCAGGTGTTGAGCATAACTGGCTAGTGCAGAGACTGGAGACTACTGGAATATTTAAGGCTAGACAACTCCACAAAGCATACT CTGCTCTTCTTCTGAAATACTCTAAGAAatctgggctgtggacaggccaGGAAACAGCTGTGTATATTGGAGACTACCTGAGCGTGGCGAAGGAAGGCAAACAAAGGAATGCATTTTGGATACACTTTCTGCATCAAGAAGAAACTTTGGGAAG GTATGTTGGGAAAGAGTATAAAGAAGAAAAGGGGCTTCTTAACCATTTCATTGATGTAGAGCGACAAATGACTGCCCAGTACTACGTGACAGAATTCAACAAAAGGCTGTATGAGCAAAAGATTCCAACACAAATCTTTTACATCCCCTCTACAGTACTCCTG ATATTAGAAGGCAAATCTATAAAAGGATGTGTGAGTGTGGAGCCCTATATTCTGGGAGAATTTGTGAAACTATCTAATAACACAAAAGTAGTAAAGACAGAGTACAAAGCCACAGAGTATGGCTTGGCCTTTGGCCATTTCTCATATGAGTTTTCCCATGGCAAAGATGTGGTTGTCGATTTGCAAG GTTGGGTGACTGGTAATGGAAAAGGCCTCATCTACCTCACAGACCCCCAAATTCATTCTCTTAATGGGAAAGATGTTTCACACTCCACCAACTTTGGAGAGAAAGGAATCTATTATTTCTTCAATAATCAACACGTGGAGTGCAATGAAATCTGCCATCATCTTTCTTTAACGAGGCCTTCGGTAGCAGAACCTAACTAG